The following proteins are encoded in a genomic region of Pseudodesulfovibrio mercurii:
- a CDS encoding ABC transporter permease — protein sequence MARSRLAFWIFLAPVLMWLLLLIILPHIDLLIMSFRGENDYGDMVWTAQNYLNFFTEPVYWLTFVRTALYAVVTTAITCVLAMPVAFYISKLARPRVQGALMILILLPFWVSELVRIYGWMILLRESGVLNFFLVKIGLLHKPVEMLYNDATMIMGLVYTSMLFMIVPLVSVMDSLDDSLIEAAHDLGARKTAIWRTIIIPHCKPGITSGAIVVFMLTLGNYLTPNLMGGKNSLWFTEQIYNQFIASFNWNQGSAFGFLLLVLSSLIIWAGLKLSGQKLGEVAS from the coding sequence GTGGCCCGGTCGCGCCTCGCCTTCTGGATTTTCCTGGCCCCGGTGCTCATGTGGCTTCTGCTGCTCATCATCCTGCCGCACATCGACCTGCTGATCATGAGCTTCCGGGGCGAGAACGACTACGGCGACATGGTCTGGACGGCGCAGAACTACCTGAATTTCTTCACCGAGCCCGTGTACTGGCTGACCTTCGTGCGGACCGCGCTCTATGCGGTCGTGACCACGGCCATCACCTGCGTCCTGGCCATGCCCGTGGCCTTCTACATCTCCAAGCTGGCCCGGCCCAGGGTTCAGGGCGCGCTGATGATCCTCATCCTCCTGCCGTTCTGGGTCAGCGAGCTGGTGCGCATCTACGGCTGGATGATCCTGCTGCGCGAGTCCGGGGTGCTCAATTTCTTCCTGGTCAAAATCGGCCTGCTGCACAAGCCCGTGGAGATGCTCTACAACGACGCCACCATGATCATGGGGCTGGTCTACACCTCCATGCTCTTCATGATCGTCCCGCTGGTCTCGGTCATGGACAGCCTGGACGACAGCCTCATCGAGGCGGCCCACGACCTGGGGGCGCGCAAGACCGCCATCTGGCGGACCATCATCATCCCGCACTGCAAGCCGGGCATCACCTCCGGGGCCATCGTGGTCTTCATGCTCACGCTGGGCAACTACCTGACCCCGAACCTCATGGGCGGCAAGAACTCCCTGTGGTTCACCGAGCAGATCTACAACCAGTTCATCGCCAGCTTCAACTGGAACCAGGGCTCGGCCTTCGGCTTCCTGCTCCTGGTCCTAAGCTCCCTGATCATCTGGGCGGGGCTCAAGCTGTCGGGCCAGAAGCTCGGGGAGGTGGCCTCGTGA
- a CDS encoding ABC transporter ATP-binding protein gives MTNDLSVRALVKRFGEFTAVDDVSFDVPDGSFFSILGPSGCGKTTLLRMIAGFENPTSGTIEIRGRDMLGVPPNRRPVNLVFQHLALFPMMDVAENVAFGLKRRGTASAEVRRRTEAILERVGLPGFGPKRVDQLSGGQKQRVAIARCLVLEPSVLLLDEPLGALDLKLREQMKVELKKLQAKVGTTFVYITHDQSEALVMSDHVAVMHNGRFEQVGTPQELYGSPETPFVAEFVGDNNRWRGSVTRTLDNGEVLITTDEGYAFHTRAHRSCAGSSRVDLFLRPEAMRIEPRECTGLNLFDVTVRSILFDGANSRLLTVTGEDRELIVTLPQNRRFDHIRPGDTVCVGWHPESGICFRAED, from the coding sequence ATGACCAATGATCTCTCTGTCCGAGCCCTGGTGAAGCGCTTCGGCGAATTCACCGCCGTGGACGACGTCTCCTTCGACGTGCCCGACGGTTCCTTCTTTTCCATCCTCGGCCCGTCCGGCTGCGGCAAGACCACGCTCCTGCGCATGATCGCCGGGTTCGAGAACCCCACCTCCGGGACCATCGAGATCCGCGGCCGCGACATGCTCGGCGTGCCGCCCAACCGGCGGCCCGTGAACCTGGTCTTCCAGCACCTGGCCCTGTTCCCCATGATGGACGTGGCCGAGAACGTGGCCTTCGGCCTGAAGCGGCGCGGCACGGCCTCGGCCGAGGTGCGTCGGCGGACCGAGGCCATCCTGGAGCGGGTCGGGCTGCCCGGCTTCGGCCCCAAGCGCGTGGACCAGCTGTCCGGCGGCCAGAAGCAGCGCGTGGCCATCGCCCGCTGCCTGGTCCTGGAGCCCTCGGTGCTTCTCCTGGACGAGCCGCTGGGCGCGCTGGACCTGAAGCTGCGCGAGCAGATGAAGGTGGAGCTCAAGAAGCTCCAGGCCAAGGTGGGCACGACCTTCGTCTACATCACCCACGACCAGTCCGAGGCGTTGGTCATGTCCGACCACGTGGCGGTCATGCACAACGGCCGGTTCGAGCAGGTGGGCACGCCCCAGGAGCTCTACGGCTCTCCCGAGACCCCGTTCGTGGCCGAGTTCGTGGGCGACAACAACCGCTGGCGCGGGTCCGTCACCCGGACCCTGGACAACGGCGAGGTGCTCATCACCACGGACGAGGGCTACGCCTTCCACACCCGCGCCCACCGCTCCTGCGCGGGCAGTTCCCGGGTGGACCTCTTCCTCCGGCCCGAGGCCATGCGCATCGAGCCCAGGGAGTGCACCGGCCTGAACCTCTTCGACGTGACCGTCCGGTCCATCCTCTTCGACGGGGCCAACAGCCGCCTGCTCACGGTCACCGGGGAGGACCGGGAACTGATCGTCACCCTGCCCCAGAACCGCAGGTTCGACCATATCCGGCCCGGCGACACGGTCTGCGTGGGCTGGCACCCGGAGTCGGGCATCTGCTTCCGGGCGGAGGACTAG
- a CDS encoding extracellular solute-binding protein, whose translation MKRIFVVFMLAMFAFAGTARAETLKLLTWKGYAPQKLVEQFEQETGIKVEVTYSNNEEMIAKLRATRGAGFDLAQPSQDRISSVQEKFKIYQPMDYAKIDAPLFIPSMLDAVKKNTLVDGKSYAVPFCWGTSGLVVNSDKASGVDSYKALIDPRFNGRVSYRLKRPTLIAMGFALGYDPFALYGDVNGYKAMLDKVAEVLIAGKPIVQNYWANGDALIESMRSGEVFVAMAWDAGGWKLHAENPAIDFKAPKEGALGWIDTFAIPAKAENPAAAYKWINFMMKPENSGYFTSQEKCATASKDALKYTDEAVAANFSRSFPQEAIDNIKWYPPVPAQLESLEGKVLDKIKAAN comes from the coding sequence ATGAAACGGATTTTCGTGGTATTCATGCTGGCAATGTTCGCCTTCGCCGGGACGGCGCGGGCCGAGACCCTCAAACTTCTGACCTGGAAGGGGTATGCCCCCCAGAAGCTCGTGGAACAGTTCGAGCAGGAGACCGGCATCAAGGTCGAGGTGACCTACTCCAACAACGAGGAGATGATCGCCAAGCTGCGCGCCACGCGCGGCGCGGGCTTCGACCTGGCCCAGCCCTCCCAGGACCGCATCTCCTCGGTCCAGGAAAAGTTCAAGATCTACCAGCCCATGGATTACGCCAAGATCGACGCCCCCCTGTTCATCCCGTCCATGCTCGACGCGGTCAAGAAGAACACCCTGGTGGACGGCAAGTCCTACGCGGTGCCGTTCTGCTGGGGCACCTCCGGCTTGGTGGTCAACAGCGACAAGGCCTCGGGCGTGGACTCCTACAAGGCCCTGATCGATCCCAGGTTCAACGGCCGGGTCAGCTACCGCCTGAAGCGGCCCACCCTGATCGCCATGGGCTTCGCCCTGGGGTATGACCCGTTCGCCCTGTACGGCGACGTGAACGGCTACAAGGCCATGCTCGACAAGGTCGCCGAGGTGCTCATCGCGGGCAAGCCCATCGTCCAGAACTACTGGGCCAACGGCGACGCGCTCATCGAGTCCATGCGCTCCGGCGAGGTCTTCGTGGCCATGGCCTGGGACGCGGGCGGGTGGAAGCTGCACGCCGAGAACCCGGCCATCGACTTCAAGGCCCCCAAGGAGGGCGCCCTGGGCTGGATCGACACCTTCGCCATCCCGGCCAAGGCCGAAAACCCGGCCGCGGCCTACAAGTGGATCAACTTCATGATGAAGCCCGAGAACAGCGGCTACTTCACCTCCCAGGAGAAGTGCGCCACCGCCTCCAAGGACGCGCTCAAGTACACGGACGAGGCCGTGGCCGCCAACTTCAGCCGCTCCTTCCCGCAGGAAGCCATCGACAACATCAAGTGGTATCCGCCGGTCCCGGCCCAGCTCGAGAGCCTGGAAGGCAAAGTCCTGGACAAGATCAAGGCCGCCAACTAA
- the eutC gene encoding ethanolamine ammonia-lyase subunit EutC yields the protein MACPPESDFSGGDLAAADLVPEDFWAGLRAWTDARIALGRAGVGLRTRDVLAFQLDHARARDAVHQVLDREAAFGGIEYLEVMSRAPDRATFLRRPDLGRLLAPESEAMLTARAGKGCDVAFLVSAGLSSTAIERNFRPFRDELRPLLDGLGLRMGPLCFVEQGRVALGDRVALALRARMAVVVIGERPGLSAPDSMGVYMTYGPAPATTDEARNCISNIRPAGLDYARAARTLCALMREAFRRGLSGVDLKVDDALALAPGGDAETLAGAARTATKTIS from the coding sequence GTGGCCTGTCCTCCTGAATCCGATTTTTCCGGCGGCGACCTGGCCGCCGCCGATCTGGTGCCCGAGGACTTCTGGGCCGGGCTGCGCGCCTGGACCGACGCGCGCATCGCGCTCGGCCGGGCCGGGGTCGGCCTGCGCACCCGCGACGTGCTCGCCTTCCAGCTGGACCACGCCAGGGCGCGGGACGCCGTGCACCAGGTCCTGGACCGCGAGGCCGCCTTCGGGGGGATCGAATACCTGGAGGTCATGAGCCGGGCCCCGGACCGGGCGACCTTCCTGCGGCGGCCCGACCTGGGGCGGCTGCTCGCCCCGGAGAGCGAGGCCATGCTCACGGCACGGGCGGGCAAGGGGTGCGACGTGGCCTTCCTGGTCTCGGCCGGGCTGTCGTCCACGGCCATCGAACGGAATTTCCGTCCCTTCCGGGACGAACTGCGCCCCCTGCTCGACGGTCTCGGCCTGCGCATGGGCCCGCTCTGTTTCGTGGAGCAGGGCAGGGTGGCCCTGGGCGACCGGGTGGCCCTGGCCCTCAGGGCGCGCATGGCCGTGGTCGTCATCGGCGAGCGGCCGGGGCTGAGTGCCCCGGACAGCATGGGCGTGTACATGACCTACGGGCCCGCGCCCGCCACCACGGACGAGGCGCGCAACTGCATCTCCAACATCCGGCCCGCCGGGCTGGACTACGCGCGGGCGGCCCGGACCCTGTGCGCGCTCATGCGCGAGGCCTTCCGGCGCGGGCTGTCCGGCGTGGACCTCAAGGTGGACGACGCCCTGGCCCTGGCTCCGGGCGGGGACGCGGAAACCCTCGCCGGAGCGGCCCGGACCGCAACGAAGACGATAAGTTAA
- a CDS encoding ethanolamine ammonia-lyase subunit EutB, which yields MYAVTLDSVTHEYADLRSLLAAASAPKSGDELAGIGARSAHERAVARLCLAEVPLSAFLEDLVVPYEDDAVTRLIVDTLDREALSPVAGLTVGAFRDWLLTAGADGDALKALAPGLMPEMVAAVSKLMRVQDLIHVASKVRVVTRFRTTVGLPGTLAARLQPNHPADDPAGIAASVFDGLMYGSGDACIGVNPASDSTASAVRLLELLDRLRREYDIPTQTCVLTHVTNTIAAVERGAPVDLVFQSVGGTEGVNRSFGVTPDLLREGLEAGWSLKRGTVGDNVMYFETGQGSALSAGAHHGVDQQTLEARAYGLARRYDPFLVNSVVGFIGPEYLYDEKQIVRAGLEDHFCGKLLGLPMGMDVCHTNHAEADQDSMDSLLTLLGVAGCNYIMGVPGADDIMLNYQSTSFHDALYLRRQLGLAPAPEFAAWLERTGIFEHGALRAPKSALRIPDKERLRGLSS from the coding sequence ATGTATGCCGTAACCCTCGACAGCGTGACCCACGAATACGCGGACCTGCGCAGCCTGCTGGCCGCTGCCTCGGCCCCCAAGTCCGGGGACGAACTGGCCGGCATCGGGGCGCGCTCGGCGCATGAGCGGGCCGTGGCCCGGCTCTGCCTGGCCGAGGTCCCGCTGTCCGCCTTTCTCGAGGACCTGGTCGTCCCCTACGAGGACGACGCCGTGACCAGGCTCATCGTGGATACCCTGGACCGCGAGGCCCTTTCGCCCGTGGCCGGGCTGACCGTGGGGGCGTTCCGCGACTGGCTGCTCACTGCCGGGGCCGACGGCGACGCGCTCAAGGCTTTGGCCCCCGGCCTCATGCCCGAGATGGTCGCGGCCGTGTCCAAGCTTATGCGCGTCCAGGACCTCATCCACGTGGCCTCAAAGGTCCGCGTGGTCACGCGCTTTCGCACCACCGTGGGGCTGCCCGGCACCCTGGCCGCGCGGCTCCAGCCCAACCACCCGGCCGACGACCCGGCGGGCATCGCGGCCTCGGTCTTCGACGGGCTCATGTACGGCAGCGGCGACGCCTGCATCGGCGTCAACCCGGCCTCGGACAGCACGGCCTCGGCCGTCCGGCTCCTGGAGCTCCTGGACCGGTTGCGCCGGGAGTACGACATCCCCACCCAGACCTGCGTGCTGACCCACGTGACCAACACCATCGCGGCCGTGGAGCGGGGCGCGCCCGTGGACCTGGTCTTCCAGTCCGTCGGCGGCACCGAGGGCGTGAACAGGAGCTTCGGCGTGACCCCGGACCTCCTGCGGGAGGGGCTGGAGGCCGGGTGGTCGCTGAAGCGCGGCACGGTCGGCGACAACGTCATGTATTTCGAGACCGGCCAGGGCTCGGCCCTGTCCGCCGGGGCGCATCACGGGGTGGACCAGCAGACCCTGGAGGCGCGGGCCTACGGCCTGGCCCGGCGCTACGACCCGTTCCTGGTCAACTCCGTGGTCGGGTTCATCGGCCCGGAGTACCTCTACGACGAAAAGCAGATCGTCCGGGCCGGGCTGGAGGACCACTTCTGCGGCAAGCTGCTCGGCCTGCCCATGGGCATGGACGTCTGCCACACCAACCACGCCGAGGCGGACCAGGACTCCATGGACAGCCTGCTGACCCTGCTCGGCGTGGCCGGGTGCAACTACATCATGGGCGTGCCGGGCGCGGACGACATCATGCTCAACTACCAGTCCACCTCCTTCCACGACGCCCTGTACCTCCGCCGCCAGCTCGGCCTGGCTCCGGCCCCGGAGTTCGCGGCCTGGCTCGAGCGCACCGGCATCTTCGAGCACGGCGCGCTGAGGGCTCCGAAGAGCGCCCTGCGCATCCCCGACAAGGAGCGGCTCCGTGGCCTGTCCTCCTGA
- a CDS encoding GFA family protein has protein sequence MTGRHAGGCLCGAVKFEVDGAFEQFFLCHCERCRKDTGSAHAANLFSSTARLRWLCGEGLVRTFDFEGGGHVKSFCTVCGSALPNLQMDGALLVVPAGSMDTAVPVRPDGHIFSARRADWDHDLDAVPVLDGLPDQE, from the coding sequence ATGACCGGAAGACATGCGGGCGGCTGCCTGTGCGGGGCCGTGAAATTCGAGGTGGACGGGGCGTTCGAACAGTTCTTCCTGTGCCACTGCGAGCGCTGCCGTAAGGACACGGGCTCGGCCCACGCGGCCAACCTGTTCTCGTCCACGGCCCGGCTGCGCTGGCTGTGCGGCGAGGGCCTGGTGCGGACCTTCGACTTCGAGGGCGGCGGGCACGTCAAAAGCTTCTGCACGGTCTGCGGCTCGGCCCTGCCGAACCTCCAGATGGACGGCGCGCTCCTGGTCGTGCCCGCCGGGAGCATGGACACGGCCGTGCCGGTCCGGCCCGACGGCCATATCTTCTCCGCCCGCCGGGCCGACTGGGACCACGACCTGGACGCGGTGCCGGTCCTCGACGGACTGCCGGACCAGGAGTGA
- a CDS encoding amidohydrolase — MTDHATMENVRLAAGMAAGMKDGLIARRRDLHRYPETAWTEFRTASLVARALAEAGYAVRLGGDAVRRESMFGAPPARELAVHMDRAVAQGGDPDLIARMADGLTGVVGELDCGPGPVVALRFDMDANDLDEARDNGHRPHRVGFASVNAGAMHACGHDGHTAIGLGVAELLAELRDRLHGTVRLIFQPGEEGVRGAGPMVDAGVLDGVDYLLGGHIGLRAPRTGQLVCGVEGFLATTKFDVAFTGVAAHAGAAPEQGRNALLAAANAALNLHAIPRHGQGTSRITVGTLHAGQGRNVIPAGAVIEAETRGRTTEIDRFVFERAREVVAGAAMMYGVDHEITVQGRSPGGRSDPEAAAVVRRAAEAMGRFTDIRDRADMRASEDFALMLDAVQAQGGLGAYLMLGSDLAAGHHNPRFDFDEACLAPGVELFARCALACLDLPRRRGRPTTHPPLAGGQSKECA; from the coding sequence ATGACGGATCACGCGACCATGGAAAATGTACGGCTGGCGGCCGGGATGGCGGCCGGGATGAAGGACGGGCTCATCGCCCGGCGGCGGGACCTGCACCGGTATCCCGAGACGGCCTGGACCGAGTTCCGGACCGCCTCCCTGGTGGCGCGGGCCCTGGCCGAGGCCGGGTACGCGGTGCGCCTGGGCGGGGACGCGGTGCGCCGCGAGTCCATGTTCGGCGCGCCCCCGGCCCGGGAGCTGGCGGTCCACATGGACCGGGCCGTGGCCCAGGGCGGCGATCCGGACCTCATCGCACGCATGGCTGACGGCCTGACCGGGGTCGTGGGGGAACTCGACTGCGGCCCCGGCCCGGTGGTGGCCCTGCGCTTCGACATGGACGCCAACGATCTGGACGAGGCCCGCGACAACGGCCACCGGCCCCACCGCGTGGGGTTCGCCTCGGTCAACGCGGGGGCCATGCACGCCTGCGGCCACGACGGGCACACGGCCATAGGGCTGGGTGTGGCCGAACTGCTGGCCGAGCTCCGGGACCGGCTGCACGGCACGGTCCGGCTGATCTTCCAGCCCGGCGAGGAGGGCGTGCGCGGGGCCGGGCCCATGGTCGACGCGGGCGTGCTCGACGGCGTGGACTACCTCCTGGGCGGGCATATCGGCCTGCGCGCCCCCCGGACCGGGCAGCTGGTCTGCGGCGTGGAGGGGTTCCTGGCCACCACCAAGTTCGACGTTGCTTTTACCGGGGTGGCGGCCCATGCCGGGGCGGCCCCGGAGCAGGGGCGCAACGCCCTGCTGGCCGCGGCCAACGCGGCCCTGAACCTGCACGCCATTCCGCGCCACGGCCAGGGGACCTCGCGGATCACCGTGGGCACGCTGCACGCGGGCCAGGGGCGCAACGTCATCCCGGCCGGGGCGGTGATCGAGGCCGAAACGCGCGGCCGGACCACCGAGATCGACCGGTTCGTCTTCGAGCGGGCGCGGGAGGTGGTCGCCGGGGCGGCCATGATGTACGGCGTGGACCACGAGATCACGGTCCAGGGTCGGTCACCGGGCGGCCGGAGCGACCCGGAGGCGGCGGCCGTGGTGCGCCGCGCGGCCGAGGCCATGGGCCGCTTCACCGACATCCGCGACCGGGCAGACATGCGCGCCAGCGAGGACTTCGCCCTGATGCTCGACGCGGTCCAGGCCCAGGGCGGCCTGGGGGCGTACCTCATGCTCGGCAGCGACCTGGCCGCCGGGCACCACAACCCCCGTTTCGATTTCGACGAGGCCTGCCTGGCCCCCGGGGTGGAGCTGTTCGCCCGTTGCGCCCTGGCCTGCCTGGACCTTCCCCGGCGACGGGGCCGACCGACGACGCATCCTCCCCTCGCGGGCGGGCAAAGCAAGGAGTGCGCATGA
- a CDS encoding NAD(P)-dependent oxidoreductase yields MGKHIIEEAARCLQCKKPLCSKGCPVSTPANLMVEALLAGDMRKAGALLFDNNPLTAVCSLICPHERFCEGHCVLGRKGAPVQVSSIEQYISRYYLEQFQPERPANGNNSKRIAIIGSGPAGITVAIILARQGFDVTLFESKERIGGVLQYGIPDFRLPKDILEKLKEKLLGLGVKIRPNTLIGPVIGIDDLFRDDYRAIFIGTGVWNPKPLRLKGETLGNVHYAIHYLQNPGVYNLGPRVAVIGAGNVAMDVARTALRKGVREVTVLYRRGEADMTATKYEYEYAKVDGVRFRFHTSPEELTEQGVICVETRVVEGEDGRNRVEPVEGSEFLFEADSTFIAVSQAPRSNLVGLEVGKTGLIITDEDGRTTREGVFASGDVVTGAKTVAEAVSRSKRSAQAIMDYVAGLD; encoded by the coding sequence ATGGGCAAACACATCATCGAAGAGGCGGCGCGCTGCCTCCAGTGCAAGAAGCCGTTGTGCAGCAAGGGCTGTCCCGTCTCCACCCCGGCCAACCTCATGGTCGAGGCCCTGCTCGCGGGCGACATGCGCAAGGCGGGCGCGCTGTTGTTCGACAACAACCCCCTGACCGCGGTCTGTTCGCTGATCTGCCCGCACGAACGGTTCTGCGAGGGACACTGCGTCCTGGGCAGAAAGGGCGCGCCGGTCCAGGTCAGCAGCATCGAACAGTACATCTCCCGCTACTACCTGGAGCAGTTCCAGCCCGAGCGCCCGGCAAACGGCAACAACAGCAAGCGCATCGCCATCATCGGGTCCGGCCCGGCCGGGATCACCGTGGCCATCATCCTGGCCCGCCAGGGGTTCGACGTGACCCTGTTCGAGTCCAAGGAGAGGATCGGCGGGGTGCTCCAGTATGGCATCCCGGACTTCCGCCTGCCCAAGGACATCCTCGAGAAGCTCAAGGAAAAGCTCCTGGGCCTGGGCGTGAAGATCCGGCCCAACACGCTCATCGGGCCGGTCATCGGCATCGACGACCTGTTCCGCGACGACTACCGTGCGATCTTCATCGGCACCGGGGTCTGGAACCCCAAGCCGCTGCGCCTCAAGGGCGAGACCCTGGGCAACGTGCATTACGCCATCCACTATCTCCAGAATCCCGGCGTCTACAACCTGGGACCGAGGGTCGCGGTCATCGGCGCGGGCAACGTGGCCATGGACGTGGCCCGGACCGCCCTGCGCAAGGGCGTCCGCGAGGTCACCGTGCTCTACCGCCGGGGCGAGGCGGACATGACCGCCACCAAATACGAATACGAGTACGCCAAGGTGGACGGGGTCCGCTTCCGCTTCCACACCTCCCCCGAGGAACTGACCGAACAGGGCGTGATCTGCGTGGAAACGCGGGTCGTGGAGGGCGAGGACGGCCGCAACCGCGTGGAGCCCGTGGAGGGCTCGGAGTTCCTGTTCGAGGCCGACTCGACCTTCATCGCGGTCAGCCAGGCCCCGCGCTCCAACCTGGTGGGCCTGGAGGTGGGCAAGACCGGCCTGATCATCACCGACGAGGACGGCCGGACCACCCGCGAGGGCGTGTTCGCCTCGGGCGACGTGGTCACCGGGGCCAAGACCGTGGCCGAGGCCGTGAGCCGCTCCAAACGTTCGGCCCAGGCCATCATGGACTACGTGGCGGGTCTGGACTGA
- a CDS encoding TonB-dependent receptor produces MKCSRLLLLIGLFVALCATPSLAQDGDGKTQDKAEYTLGEVVVSDSSSVLEKSTTVTEITGEELKNAGALTLADAFKMVPGVTTRTAADGTCRIDIRGMRTRNIKLLLNGIPFQSVLDGQFDPDAIPVENIARIKITRGASSVLYGNDGNAGVIDIITKKGTKDFKGTAGAMAGQGDLYKLQTTIAGGMDKLDYYMGASYLTRNGYPVSSDFDNTLYQDSDLRKNSDREHVNVLGNMTYQASDSTSFGAVLNLFEGEYGKPPSTIKGSATDPFAKTPKYERVLDYSGADAQLAMNHEFNKTVDTRLMIYASREYNETSRYDDDNYDTQTKKGSFHSKSTSTTLGLNNQWGYNTDSFGRFVLGLIGERQNWSENGFTRINNTTSGPLDADETLSNYVVALQDDVSPLNDLQVSLGLSLNGQARSYKTLNTYSYVLAANYQLFEGTNIKASQARKIRNPSIQNLYDSVAGNADLTNEINWLYEVGISQALPLASTLDFTVFRNDSENYIEKVGDVYQNHDKYLFQGFETTLSSRLAEGLSTQLGYTYLDSQNLSDDAQTHKLQYRPRHKITAQGTWVAPTKTTIFAGWRFFSDQWTIEGSETKHMPDYGLVDIKISQAFTDALSVYVGADNLFDVDYEESYGFARPGRVVYTGLDYTF; encoded by the coding sequence ATGAAATGCTCTCGACTGCTGCTGCTCATCGGACTGTTCGTCGCGCTCTGCGCCACGCCGTCCCTCGCCCAGGACGGGGACGGCAAAACCCAGGACAAGGCCGAGTACACCCTCGGTGAAGTCGTTGTCAGCGACTCGTCCAGCGTCCTGGAGAAATCGACCACGGTGACGGAGATCACCGGAGAGGAACTGAAGAACGCCGGGGCCCTGACCCTGGCCGACGCCTTCAAGATGGTGCCCGGCGTGACCACCCGCACCGCGGCCGACGGCACCTGCCGCATCGACATCCGCGGCATGCGCACCCGGAACATCAAGCTGCTGCTCAACGGCATCCCGTTCCAGTCCGTGCTGGACGGCCAGTTCGACCCGGACGCCATCCCGGTGGAGAACATCGCCCGCATCAAGATCACCCGCGGCGCGTCCTCGGTGCTCTACGGCAACGACGGCAACGCGGGCGTCATCGACATCATCACCAAGAAGGGTACCAAGGATTTTAAGGGAACGGCCGGCGCCATGGCCGGCCAGGGCGATCTCTACAAGCTCCAGACCACCATCGCGGGCGGCATGGACAAGCTGGACTACTACATGGGGGCCAGCTACCTGACGCGCAACGGCTACCCGGTCTCCTCGGACTTCGACAATACCCTTTACCAGGACTCGGACCTGCGCAAAAACAGCGACCGCGAACACGTCAACGTGCTCGGCAACATGACCTACCAGGCCAGCGACAGCACCAGCTTCGGCGCGGTCCTCAACCTGTTCGAGGGTGAGTACGGCAAGCCGCCGTCCACCATCAAGGGCAGCGCCACCGACCCGTTCGCCAAGACGCCCAAGTACGAGCGCGTCCTGGACTACAGCGGCGCGGACGCGCAACTGGCCATGAACCACGAGTTCAACAAGACCGTGGACACCCGGTTGATGATCTACGCCAGCCGCGAGTACAACGAGACCTCGCGCTACGACGACGACAACTACGACACCCAGACCAAGAAGGGCTCGTTCCACAGCAAGTCCACGTCCACCACCCTGGGCCTGAACAACCAGTGGGGCTACAACACCGACTCCTTCGGCCGGTTCGTCCTGGGCCTCATCGGCGAGCGCCAGAACTGGAGCGAGAACGGCTTCACCCGGATCAACAACACCACGTCCGGGCCGCTCGACGCCGACGAGACCCTGAGCAACTACGTCGTCGCCCTCCAGGACGACGTGTCGCCGCTCAATGACCTCCAGGTCTCCCTCGGCCTCAGCCTCAACGGCCAGGCCCGGAGCTACAAGACGTTGAACACCTACTCCTACGTGCTGGCGGCCAATTACCAGCTCTTCGAGGGCACCAACATCAAGGCCTCCCAGGCCCGCAAGATCCGCAACCCCTCGATCCAGAACCTGTATGACTCCGTCGCGGGCAACGCCGATCTGACCAACGAGATCAACTGGCTGTACGAGGTGGGCATCTCCCAGGCCCTGCCCCTGGCCTCCACCCTGGACTTCACCGTGTTCCGGAACGATTCCGAGAACTACATCGAAAAAGTGGGCGACGTTTACCAGAACCACGACAAGTACCTCTTCCAGGGCTTCGAGACCACCCTGTCCTCCCGCCTGGCGGAAGGACTGTCCACCCAGTTGGGCTACACCTACCTGGACAGCCAGAACCTCTCGGACGACGCCCAGACGCACAAGCTGCAATACCGGCCGCGCCACAAGATCACCGCCCAAGGCACCTGGGTGGCCCCCACGAAGACCACGATCTTCGCCGGGTGGCGCTTCTTCTCCGACCAGTGGACCATCGAAGGGTCCGAGACCAAGCACATGCCCGACTACGGGCTGGTGGACATCAAGATCAGCCAGGCGTTCACGGACGCCCTGTCAGTCTACGTCGGCGCGGACAACCTGTTCGACGTGGACTACGAAGAGTCCTACGGCTTCGCCCGGCCCGGGCGCGTCGTCTACACGGGGCTGGACTACACGTTCTAG